GAAACAAAATCTTGGAGATGGCCAATAATACAATTTTTTTTTATGACTTCTCTCGCTTATATTGTTTCATTTTTAACATATCAAATTTTAAAATAAAATGTGTCAATATCTAATAATAGGGATATTTTTTTTGTGTTCAATTGTTTTTTTAATCAAAAAATTCCTGAATTTTTTTTCGTATGAAAAAAAATTTTGCAAAAAAAAATGCAATTGTAATTTGTAAAAATTTTTATTATTTTTTTTTCAATTTTTCAATAGAAGAATTGATAGAATTTTTAAATAAATCAGACAAAGATATGCCAGCTATTTTCAATTGTTCGGGAAAAATACTCTTTTCAGAAAGACCTGGTACTGTATTGATTTCCAAGAAAAAAGGTTCTCCATTTACAATGATATACTCAGCCCTAGATATGCCTGATAAATTTAAATAATTATATACTTTTTTTGCTACTTCTTGTATTTTATTTTGAACATTTGGAAGCAATTTTGCCGGTGTGATTTCTTGAGATTTTCCAGAATATTTAGATTCAAAATCAAAGAAATCATTTTGACTAATTATTTCTGTTATAGGTAAAACAAAAATTTCATTTTTGAATGAAAAAACTCCTACTGAAACCTCCCTTCCTTCAAGAAAAGATTCAATAATAATTTCTTCATCCTCTTTAAAGGCTTTTTCGACTGCATTGAATAAATCTTTTTGTTCATAAACTTTACTGATTCCTAAACTAGATCCAGATCGATTAGGTTTAACAAAACAAGGAAGTCCTACTTTTTTTAAAATTTTTTTTTCGCAAAAAATTTGATTTTTATTTAAGAAAATAGATACGGCAGTATTAATTCCAAAATGTTTCAATAAAGTTAAACAATACTTCTTATTAAAAGTCATATTAGCATGATGGAAATTACATCCTGTATAGGGAATTTTTAATAATTCAAAATAGGCTTGCAATATACCGTCTTCTCCTGGAGTTCCATGAATAGCATTAAAGACACAATCAAAATGGATCAGACTTCTTCCCATATTAACGGAAAAATCACATTTATCAATAGGATATACTTTGTTTTTTTCATCTTTCATAAACCATTTTTCTTTGAAAATATACACTTGATAAGGTTCAAATTCTTTTCTGCATAAATTTTCATAAACTACTTTTCCGCTTTCTAGTGAAATTGCAGACTCTTTTGTATATCCACCCATAACCACAGCAATTTTTTTCATGATTTATTTTTATTTTTTAAGAAATGATTTTTTATATTTAAATAAATATTTTTTTCATGAATTATTCAAAATATTTTGTAATATTCATCATAAATTTATCAATCGCCATATTTTTCTTATACAAGATCACTCAACTTTCATTAAAATGGGCTGATGTTTACACAAAACATGGAACTTATGTTGTAGTCCCCAATTTGCGTTATTTAACTTTATCTCAATCTATATCTATTCTAAAAAAATTAGGATTAAAATATGATATAGATACATCACGTTATGATCCGAATTTGAAAAATAATCAAATTATTTCTTTTTCACCAGAAGCTGGAGATTATGTAAAAGAAGGAAGACATATATACCTACAAGTCAATTCTCAATCGCAATATCCTACTGTTCTGCCCAACATTATAAATAAAAATAAATATATAGCTATGAAATTACTTCATGCTAATCATATTCCCGTTAAAGAAATCAGGTATATTAATGATTTGACTAAAGACACAGTTTTAAAGGTTTTTTATAAGAAAAAATCAATTCAATCTGGATACATATTCACTTCTATTCAAGATGGAATTACTTTGATAATTGGAAAAGAATATGAAAAAAATAATTTAGTGGTTCCAAATGTTATTGGTATGTCATTGCATACAGCAACTTCTACTTTAAAAAACAAACTATTTCATGTTATTAATTTTTATTATGATCATCCAATAATAGATCCTGACAAAAATGCAAAAGTATATCGTCAAAAACCTTCTCCTGGAGAAATTCAGGATAAAAATAAATCTGTTGAACTTTGGTTAAGTTCAAAAGATTTATTGGACAACTTAATAAAAATAGAAGAAAAAGATAAAGACATTGACAAGAAAACAGAAGAAAAAGATAAAAATATTGACAAGAAAACAGAAGAAAAAGATAAAAATATTGACAAGAAAACAGAAGAAAAAGAAGATATGATACCGACGAATTAAATGAACAGTTCTACATATAAAATTCAAATTTTTACAGATAAAAACCAAAAAGAAATTCGCATTGACAAATTTTTAAAAAATTATATACAAAATATCAGTAGAAATCAAATCCAAAAATGGACAATTTCAGGAAAAGTTTTAGTCAACAAAAATATTATAAAAAAAAATTACAAAATAAAACCTTTAGATTTTGTTGAAATAGAAATTTATCGACCTCCTGTTCTAGATTATTTAGAATATGAAAATATTACTGCCGAAAAGATAAATCTAGATATTCTTCATGAAGATGAAGATGTGATTGTCGTCAATAAACCTGCAGGAATGGTGGTCCATCCTGGTTTTGGAAATGAAACAGGAACATTAATTCATGGAATTAAATATCATTTAATAAATTCAAATTTTAATAATTTCAACCTCTATAGATGTGGATTAGTTCATAGATTGGATAAAGATACATCAGGTTTATTGGTTTTAGCTAAAAATGAATATTCTCAAAAACATTTATTTCAACAATTTTATTCTAGAACGATTCAAAGAAAATACATAGCTTTAATATGGGGTGATTTAATTGAAAAAAAAGGAACCATAACTGGTTTTATTGGAAGAGATCCTAGAAATAGAAAAAAAATGACAATTTTTAATAAACAAAATCAAGAAATCAATAGAGGAAAGTATTCTATTACACATTACAAAGTATTAGAAAGATTTAAACATTTAACATATGTCTCTTGCTATATAAAAACAGGAAAAACACATCAAATAAGAGCTCATTTCAAACATTTAGGACATCCATTATTTCATGACTCAATCTATGGCGGAAATAGAATTTTTATGAAAAAAAAATGTTCAAATCAAAATATAAAATTTCTAAAAACTTGTTTAAAGATTTTGCGAAGACAAGCATTGCATGCGATTTCTCTTTCCTTTATCCATCCTAAAAATGGAAAATGTTGTTTTTATTGTCCAATTCCTGAAGACTTTAAAACGGTTTTGAAAAATTGTAGAAATATGTTCTTACAATAAAGTTCCACGTAAAAGAATATAAGACATAGAAAAATATATAATTAATCCAATAACATCGACTAATGTAGCAACAAAAGGAGCAGAAGAACTAGCGGGATCTCCTCTAAATTTTTTAATTATAAAAGGTAACATAGAACCGCTTAATGTCCCCCATAACACGACTCCAATCAAAGATAAAAAAACAGTTAATCCAACTAATATCCAATGAGGTCCATAATTAAAAAAATTGATCTTATGCCAAGCTATCACACGTATAAAACCAGTTAATCCTAAAATACTACCTAAAAAAAAACCACAAATAATTTCTCTTCGCATGACTCTCCACCAATCTTTTATTTCCACCTCTCCCAAAGCCATTGCTTGAATAATTAAACTTGCAGCTTGAGAACCACTATTTCCTCCACTTGAAACAACCAAAGGGATAAACAAAGCAAGAACCACTGCTTTTTCGATAACACTTGAAAATTCTTGCATAACTGTTGTTGTTAACATTTCTCCTATAAACAATAAAATGAGCCATCCTGCTCTTTTTTTAATTAATCGATATAAAGGTTCATTAAGATAAGATTGATTTAATGTTTCCATCCCCCCTATCTTTTGAATATCTTCTCTATAATTTTCATTTAAAACCCATAAAATATCGTCCACAGTTACTATTCCTAATAAAAAATTCTGATCATCAATAACTGGAAGTGAGACTCTGTTATTCATAGAAAATATTTTAGTAGCTTCTTCTTCTGTATCTGTCAGATTTAATGCAGCAGTATACTGACTATCCATTAAATCGGATACTTTTGTATTTGGATCTACTAGTAAAAACTCTCTGATTTTTATATCATTTACTAATTTTCCTTTTTGATCAACTATATATACAATTTCTATAACATCACTATTTTTCACTTCTTTACGGATATAATCCAAAACTTCTTTCACACTCCAAGTTTCTTTAATCGCAAGATAATATGGAATCATCAAACGACCTATGCTATTTTCAGGATATCCCAATGATACCAATGTTTTTCTTTTATCTTCTGAGTTTAAATATTTAATTAAATCTTTTAACAGATTTTTAGGAATCTTTTCTAAAAAAGAAAGACGATCTTCTACTGACAAATTATTTATAAATTCCTTCTTTTTAATTGAAGTGGACTCTTCTATAATTTTTTTTTTTATAGAAAAGTCCAATCTGTTAAAAACAGAAATGGCTTTGCATAATTTTAACAAATTAAATATTTTGATTACATCATTTGGATGATGATGAATAATTCTTATTAAACTACTAATAGTTTGATCATTTATAAATTTATCATTGATTATTAAATCATCTTGATGCTCATTAAACATTTTTTTCTTTTTTTGTAGAAACTTTTTTTGAATATTTATATAATGGATTCATTTCAGCAGTATAAAAGTTAAAATTACGTAATCATTGTAATTTTTGTATAAATAAAATAAAAATGGAATATAATTTTAGAGAAATAGAAAAACGTTGGCAAATATACTGGAAAAAACATGATGTTTTTCATACTAAGGAAAACGGAAAACAGAAATACTATATTCTAAACATGTTTCCTTATCCTTCTGGTGCAGGTCTTCATGTAGGACATTGTTTAGGCTATATCGCATCAGATATTTATGCTAGATATAAACGTGCAGAAGGATATAACGTTTTAAATCCCATAGGATTTGATTCTTTTGGATTACCAGCAGAACAATATGCTATTCAGACAGGAAAACATCCTTATGATAGCACTCGTCAAAATTCACAAAAGTATAGAAATCAAATGAATAAAATAGGTCTTTCTTTTGACTGGAATCGTGAATTGTGCACTAGCAATCCAAATTATTATCGTTGGACTCAATGGATGTTTATTCAAATTTTTAATTCTTGGTACGACAAAAACTGTGAAAAAGCCAAACCTATAGATCTTTTAATTAAAGAATTTAATAAAAACGGAAATTCTTTTATCAATGCAAGTACTTCTTCTAATTATAGATTTAATTCAAAAACATGGAATAAACTAAGTATTAATGAAAAAGAATCTATTCTTTTAGATTATCGTTTAGCTTTTTTATGCAATAATATAGTGAATTGGTGTCCAGATTTAGGCACTGTTTTAGCTAATGATGAAATCAAAAATGGGAAAAGTCAAAGAGGAGGGTATCCAGTCTATAAAAAAAAAATGTTACAATGGCACATAAGAATTAGCGCATATGCAGAAAGACTCATAACAGGATTAAATTTGATTGATTGTTCTCAATCTCTAAAAAAATTGCAGTTTAACTGGATAGGAAAATCAATGGGAATTTCTATTTCATTAAAAATTACGCATCCCATCAATAATATCAACAAAATTAAATTATTTATTTCTCGTCCAGAAATGATATTTGGAATGACTTTTATTATCTTGTCTACAGATCATCCACTTGCAGATCAAATAGGTGTTCATTTCCATAAAAAAAGTGTTTTAACATATCTTATGCAAGAATTTTCTGTTGATGAAAATCAAAAAAACATTTCTGGTGTTTTTACAGGAAATTATGTTTTTCATCCTTTCTTTAAGGAAAAAAAAATTCCTATTTACATTAGTAACTTTTTTCCTGTAGAGAATCATACAAAATCCATGATAGGAATTCCTGGACATGAAGAAATAAGTAAAAAATTTGCTAAAAAATTTGGATTAGAAATCATTCAAATTTTTGAAAAAAAGAACCTAAATAAGAATGAAAATCTCTGTATTAATTCTGATTTTTTAAATGAATTAAATAGCAAAGAGGCAAGAGAAAAAATAATAAAAATATTAATGGAAAAAAAAATAGGAAAAATAAATACAAGTTACAAAATACGTGATGCTATTTTTTCTAGACAAAGATATTGGGGAGAGCCAATTCCTATTTATTTTAAAAACAAAATTCCAAAAACAATTCCTATAGATCAATTACCTATTCTTCTTCCGAAAATAGATAATTATCATCCTAAGGATGGAAAATCTTCATTAATTAGAGCAAAAAATTGGGCTTGGGATGAAAAAAATATGAAAATTGTTTCAAATACTCTTATTGATTATAGATATGTGTTTCCTATAGAAACCAGCACAATGCCAAGTTGGGCAGGATCCAGTTGGTATTTTCTTAGATATATGGATGTTAATAATCATCAATTTTTTCTTGATAAAAAAAAAGAAAATTATTGGAAAAATGTTGATTTATATATTGGCGGATCTGAACATACTACGGGACATTTAATTTATGCAAGATTTTGGCACAAATTTTTGAAAGATAGAGGATGGATTACAACAGAAGAACCCTTTAAAAAAATATTAAATCAAGGAATGATACTCAGTTATTCTGCTTCTATCCTAAAGGTTATAGGAGAAAATACCTTTGTATCTTATGGATTAAGAAATCAAAAAAATTATTCATTTCAAGAGTTGTATGTAGATCTTTCTTTAATAAAAAAGAAGAACGAATTGGATATAGAAAAATTTAAAAAAAACCGACCAGAATTTCGTTCTGCTATTTTTCTATTGGAAGGAGGATTTTTTCTTTGTAAAAGAAAATTGGAAAAAATGTCTAAATCCAAATATAATGTCATAAATCCTGATGATATCTATGAAAAATATGGATCAGATATATTTCGAATTTATGAAATGTTTTTAGGTCCTATTACTCAATCCAAACCTTGGGACGACGAAAAAATAAATGGAATAAAAAATTTTATAAAAAAATTTTGGCATCTCTTTCATAAGAATGAAAAGTTTCAAGTTAGTGAAGTCAATCCAACATTTAAAGAATTACAAATTTTACATCATACCATCAAAAAAATACAGGATAAAATGCAATCTTTTTCTTTGAATACATCTATTAGTTCATTTATGATTATTGTGAATCAATTAACTATGTTAAAATGCTATAAAAGAAAAATATTAGAACCTTTAGTTCAATTAATAGCACCATTTGCTCCTCATATAGCTGAAGAATTGTGGTATAAATTAGGGAAAAAAAAATCTATTATTCATTATCCAATTCCTGTTTTCAATTCAAAGTATCTAATGATAGATCAAATCACATATCCAATTATGTTTAATGGAAAATTAAAATTTATAGAAAAATTTGATGCTAATATTTCAATAAAAGAAATAAAAAGTAAGATTTTAAATCACCCAAAAACAAAATCTTTTTTAAAAGAAAAAATTTTAAAAAAATTAATTATAGTTCCAAAAAAAATAATAAATATTTTGTACTGTTGAGTTTTTTTTAAACTCAAACAAGTTTTGTATTAAAATTTGTACATAAAACGTAGATTTGTATTCGATAATATAGCATTTGTTTTTGTATTTTTTCATTCTATAGAAATGTGTAAAAACTTTTTTATGTCAAAAAAAAACCAAAATAAAACTGGTACATATAGTTTTTTTAATTGTATAGAAAAAAATTTTGATAAAGCTGCACGATTTCTTTCTATTGAAAAAGGTCTTTTAGAACAAATTAAAGCTTGTAATGCTGTATATCGCATGCATTTTCCTGTGAAAATAGGAAAAGAAATCAAAGTTATTGAAGCTTATAGAGTTCAACACTCTCATCATAAACTTCCCTGTAAAGGAGGAATTAGATATAGCATAAAAGTTAATCAAGATGAAGTTATGACTTTAGCTGCTTTGATGACCTACAAATGCGCTATAGTTGATGTTCCTTTTGGCGGTGCTAAAGGCGGTATTAAAATTGATCCACAAACTATATCAGCAGAAAATATAGAAAAAATAACTCGTCGTTATACATCTGAATTAATTAA
This sequence is a window from Blattabacterium cuenoti. Protein-coding genes within it:
- a CDS encoding D-alanine--D-alanine ligase, giving the protein MKKIAVVMGGYTKESAISLESGKVVYENLCRKEFEPYQVYIFKEKWFMKDEKNKVYPIDKCDFSVNMGRSLIHFDCVFNAIHGTPGEDGILQAYFELLKIPYTGCNFHHANMTFNKKYCLTLLKHFGINTAVSIFLNKNQIFCEKKILKKVGLPCFVKPNRSGSSLGISKVYEQKDLFNAVEKAFKEDEEIIIESFLEGREVSVGVFSFKNEIFVLPITEIISQNDFFDFESKYSGKSQEITPAKLLPNVQNKIQEVAKKVYNYLNLSGISRAEYIIVNGEPFFLEINTVPGLSEKSIFPEQLKIAGISLSDLFKNSINSSIEKLKKK
- a CDS encoding PASTA domain-containing protein, which gives rise to MNYSKYFVIFIINLSIAIFFLYKITQLSLKWADVYTKHGTYVVVPNLRYLTLSQSISILKKLGLKYDIDTSRYDPNLKNNQIISFSPEAGDYVKEGRHIYLQVNSQSQYPTVLPNIINKNKYIAMKLLHANHIPVKEIRYINDLTKDTVLKVFYKKKSIQSGYIFTSIQDGITLIIGKEYEKNNLVVPNVIGMSLHTATSTLKNKLFHVINFYYDHPIIDPDKNAKVYRQKPSPGEIQDKNKSVELWLSSKDLLDNLIKIEEKDKDIDKKTEEKDKNIDKKTEEKDKNIDKKTEEKEDMIPTN
- a CDS encoding RluA family pseudouridine synthase, producing the protein MNSSTYKIQIFTDKNQKEIRIDKFLKNYIQNISRNQIQKWTISGKVLVNKNIIKKNYKIKPLDFVEIEIYRPPVLDYLEYENITAEKINLDILHEDEDVIVVNKPAGMVVHPGFGNETGTLIHGIKYHLINSNFNNFNLYRCGLVHRLDKDTSGLLVLAKNEYSQKHLFQQFYSRTIQRKYIALIWGDLIEKKGTITGFIGRDPRNRKKMTIFNKQNQEINRGKYSITHYKVLERFKHLTYVSCYIKTGKTHQIRAHFKHLGHPLFHDSIYGGNRIFMKKKCSNQNIKFLKTCLKILRRQALHAISLSFIHPKNGKCCFYCPIPEDFKTVLKNCRNMFLQ
- the mgtE gene encoding magnesium transporter, encoding MFNEHQDDLIINDKFINDQTISSLIRIIHHHPNDVIKIFNLLKLCKAISVFNRLDFSIKKKIIEESTSIKKKEFINNLSVEDRLSFLEKIPKNLLKDLIKYLNSEDKRKTLVSLGYPENSIGRLMIPYYLAIKETWSVKEVLDYIRKEVKNSDVIEIVYIVDQKGKLVNDIKIREFLLVDPNTKVSDLMDSQYTAALNLTDTEEEATKIFSMNNRVSLPVIDDQNFLLGIVTVDDILWVLNENYREDIQKIGGMETLNQSYLNEPLYRLIKKRAGWLILLFIGEMLTTTVMQEFSSVIEKAVVLALFIPLVVSSGGNSGSQAASLIIQAMALGEVEIKDWWRVMRREIICGFFLGSILGLTGFIRVIAWHKINFFNYGPHWILVGLTVFLSLIGVVLWGTLSGSMLPFIIKKFRGDPASSSAPFVATLVDVIGLIIYFSMSYILLRGTLL
- the leuS gene encoding leucine--tRNA ligase codes for the protein MEYNFREIEKRWQIYWKKHDVFHTKENGKQKYYILNMFPYPSGAGLHVGHCLGYIASDIYARYKRAEGYNVLNPIGFDSFGLPAEQYAIQTGKHPYDSTRQNSQKYRNQMNKIGLSFDWNRELCTSNPNYYRWTQWMFIQIFNSWYDKNCEKAKPIDLLIKEFNKNGNSFINASTSSNYRFNSKTWNKLSINEKESILLDYRLAFLCNNIVNWCPDLGTVLANDEIKNGKSQRGGYPVYKKKMLQWHIRISAYAERLITGLNLIDCSQSLKKLQFNWIGKSMGISISLKITHPINNINKIKLFISRPEMIFGMTFIILSTDHPLADQIGVHFHKKSVLTYLMQEFSVDENQKNISGVFTGNYVFHPFFKEKKIPIYISNFFPVENHTKSMIGIPGHEEISKKFAKKFGLEIIQIFEKKNLNKNENLCINSDFLNELNSKEAREKIIKILMEKKIGKINTSYKIRDAIFSRQRYWGEPIPIYFKNKIPKTIPIDQLPILLPKIDNYHPKDGKSSLIRAKNWAWDEKNMKIVSNTLIDYRYVFPIETSTMPSWAGSSWYFLRYMDVNNHQFFLDKKKENYWKNVDLYIGGSEHTTGHLIYARFWHKFLKDRGWITTEEPFKKILNQGMILSYSASILKVIGENTFVSYGLRNQKNYSFQELYVDLSLIKKKNELDIEKFKKNRPEFRSAIFLLEGGFFLCKRKLEKMSKSKYNVINPDDIYEKYGSDIFRIYEMFLGPITQSKPWDDEKINGIKNFIKKFWHLFHKNEKFQVSEVNPTFKELQILHHTIKKIQDKMQSFSLNTSISSFMIIVNQLTMLKCYKRKILEPLVQLIAPFAPHIAEELWYKLGKKKSIIHYPIPVFNSKYLMIDQITYPIMFNGKLKFIEKFDANISIKEIKSKILNHPKTKSFLKEKILKKLIIVPKKIINILYC